The Nicotiana tabacum cultivar K326 chromosome 14, ASM71507v2, whole genome shotgun sequence genome contains a region encoding:
- the LOC107814583 gene encoding uncharacterized protein LOC107814583 has translation MTELVGSRAASIQKLEMQMRDLSREQNPKQKGTLPSDTITNPKAERLPKDVKIQEVNREKVKEKVKEAPKSLAPIPRPSPTFPQRLARRADDSKLEKFYDILKKLSVNIPFVEAFQEIPGFAKYLKDLITKKKTTKNEVVNVTHRVCSIIATTTVQKEEDSGAFTIPCTFGLRDFARALCDNGASINLMPLDIYKKAGLGMPRPTSMRLQMADRSIKRLVGIIDDVLVKVGKFLLPADFVILDCAVDKEIPIILGRPFLATGRALMYSQRNEIKF, from the exons ATGACTGAGCTTGTGGGTTCTCGCGCCGCATCCATACAAAAGTTAGAAATGCAAATGAGAGATCTATCAAGAGAGCAAAATCCAAAGCAAAAGGGCACACTCCCAAGTGACACAATAACAAATCCAAAAG CTGAAAGACTCCCAAAGGATGTGAAAATTCAAGAAGTGAACCGTGAAAAGGTTAAGGAAAAGGTAAAGGAGGCACCAAAATCTCTAGCACCAATTCCTAGACCTTCCCCTACTTTCCCTCAAAGACTTGCTAGGAGGGCtgatgatagcaaactcgagAAATTCTATGACATTCTCAAGAAATTATCGGTGAACAttccatttgtggaagcatttcaagagattCCGGGTTTTGCTAAGTACTTGAAGGACTTAATCACCAAGAAGAAAACCACCAagaatgaagtggtgaatgtgactcacCGGGTTTGCTCCATCATTGCAACAACCACCGTTCAAAAGGAAGAAGACTCGGGAGCTTTTACCATTCCATGCACTTTCGGGTTGCGTGATTTTGCACGAGCTCTTTGTGATAATGGGGCTAGCATCAACTTAATGCCTCTTGATATTTACAAGAAAGCGGGGTTAGGTATGCCGAGGCCTACaagtatgaggttgcaaatggctgACCGTTCAATAAAAAGACTggtgggaattattgatgatgttcttgtgaaAGTGGGGAAGTTCCTCCTCCCTGCCGACTTTGTTATCCTTGATTGTGCTGTTGATAAAGAAATCCCTATCATCTTAGGGAGACCATTCCTTGCTACCGGAAGAGCACTCATGTATTCGCAACGAAATGAGATCAAGTTCTGA